One region of Polaribacter pectinis genomic DNA includes:
- a CDS encoding TonB-dependent receptor, which translates to MFQKLVFIKLIVLVLVIFTPKQIAAQEHKINTIPLATLLDKISAEHKIFFTYSANLLSNKFIQDKGFVNLSLKKTISLLEKLTPFLYDDLGNNYYVIYPKKESKKKTIQSNKKAISSTFIDVDSTSKETKIFVKGIVLSSDNEPLNGATLQEKGSSTGITTNTDGTFQFEIKKENLVTISFLGCNSKTIQLFPNKFNTITLLSGQELDEVKVVGSRNKNRVANDTPVAIDFIDIEKSATQSSQIEVNQFLQYVIPSFNSTKQSGADGADHIDPATIRGLGPDQTLVLINGKRRHQASLINLYGTRGRGNSGTDLNAIPISAIKRIELLRDGASAQYGSDAIAGVLNIVLKDTDDELNVSSTFGFNNADSESVFPNKIDGFTYKLGLNYGVKINKGGFINFSIEALSSDNTLRNGTSAREKYGQAAMKNVSLFFNSEVPVNRKIKLYANGGFNYKNPESFAFTRTPNSERNVLEIYPNGFNPLITSNIIDNSLSIGMITEFKEWNVDINNTFGRNNFHYFIKNTLNATLEENSPTEFDAGGHQLIQNTTSIDFSKYFIKETYGFNMALGLEYRLDKYKIFSGEEASYASYDINGDLADSKTPNSDYKVHNGEIRPGGSQGFPGYSPINEVDRNRSNFGVYLDTEIDFSKKIMLGAAMRFEYYSDFGSTLNYKLASRYKLTKKINLRSSYSTGFRAPSLAQGYYNLTFTNFIGSAPSESFLVANNSPIARRFNIDKLKEEKARNFSVGLTAKLSSTFNATIDSYYVSIKDRIILSGNFDASSLGSGIDNVQFFANGVNTKTTGVDLVLNWRKKFNNGELSFDFSGNINHMKITDINNKLLDKEAFFGEREQQFLLASAPKSKFNLGINYEYKKLKTSINFTRFSEIKLIDWQIGQDITNFNNSEAERLSAATDIYQPKITTDLHLSYQFNKIINLQIGANNLFNIYPTKQNSFTDSGGLWDATQMGTNGSFYYTKLNFRL; encoded by the coding sequence ATGTTTCAAAAATTAGTATTCATAAAACTTATAGTACTTGTTCTTGTCATTTTTACACCTAAACAAATAGCCGCTCAAGAGCACAAAATAAATACAATACCTTTAGCAACCTTATTAGACAAAATTAGTGCAGAACATAAAATATTCTTTACGTATAGTGCTAATTTACTTTCCAATAAATTTATACAGGATAAAGGTTTCGTAAATTTATCTTTAAAAAAAACGATTTCTTTATTAGAAAAATTAACACCTTTTTTATATGACGATTTAGGAAATAATTACTACGTAATTTATCCTAAGAAAGAATCAAAAAAGAAAACAATTCAATCAAATAAAAAAGCAATTTCTTCTACTTTTATTGATGTTGATTCTACTTCTAAAGAAACTAAAATTTTTGTAAAAGGAATTGTTTTAAGTTCAGATAACGAACCTCTTAATGGTGCAACTTTACAGGAGAAAGGTTCGTCAACAGGAATCACCACAAATACAGATGGAACTTTTCAATTTGAAATTAAAAAAGAGAATTTAGTTACTATTAGTTTTTTAGGATGTAATTCTAAAACGATACAACTTTTTCCAAATAAGTTTAATACAATTACTTTATTATCTGGTCAAGAATTAGATGAGGTAAAGGTTGTTGGCTCTAGAAATAAAAATAGAGTAGCTAATGATACACCAGTAGCTATAGATTTTATAGATATAGAAAAATCAGCAACACAAAGTAGTCAAATTGAAGTAAATCAGTTTTTACAGTATGTAATTCCTTCATTTAACTCAACAAAACAATCTGGTGCAGATGGCGCAGATCATATAGATCCTGCAACAATAAGAGGTTTAGGACCAGACCAAACATTGGTTTTAATTAACGGAAAAAGAAGACACCAAGCATCATTAATAAATTTATACGGAACAAGAGGAAGGGGAAATTCTGGTACAGATTTAAATGCAATTCCTATTTCTGCCATTAAAAGAATAGAATTATTAAGAGATGGCGCTTCTGCACAATATGGTTCAGATGCAATTGCTGGAGTCTTAAATATTGTATTAAAAGATACGGATGACGAATTAAATGTAAGTTCTACTTTTGGTTTTAATAATGCAGATAGTGAAAGTGTTTTTCCAAATAAAATAGATGGTTTTACTTACAAATTAGGATTAAATTATGGAGTTAAAATAAACAAAGGAGGTTTTATAAATTTTTCTATTGAAGCTTTATCATCTGACAATACTTTAAGAAACGGAACTAGCGCTAGAGAAAAATATGGGCAAGCTGCCATGAAAAATGTGAGTCTATTTTTTAATTCTGAAGTTCCTGTAAATAGAAAAATAAAACTGTATGCAAATGGAGGTTTTAATTATAAAAATCCAGAGTCTTTTGCGTTTACTAGAACACCAAATAGCGAAAGAAATGTCCTTGAGATTTACCCTAATGGATTTAACCCATTAATTACTTCAAATATTATAGATAACTCTCTATCTATTGGTATGATTACAGAATTTAAAGAATGGAATGTAGATATTAACAATACATTTGGTAGAAATAATTTTCATTATTTTATTAAAAATACTTTAAATGCTACACTAGAAGAAAATTCACCTACAGAGTTTGATGCTGGTGGACATCAATTAATACAAAACACAACAAGTATCGATTTTTCTAAATATTTTATAAAGGAAACGTATGGCTTTAATATGGCTTTAGGTTTAGAATATAGATTAGATAAATACAAAATATTTTCTGGTGAAGAAGCTTCTTATGCTTCTTATGATATTAATGGAGATTTGGCAGATTCGAAAACACCAAATTCAGATTATAAAGTGCATAATGGAGAAATTAGACCTGGAGGCTCACAAGGTTTTCCTGGATATTCTCCCATTAACGAAGTAGACAGAAATAGATCTAATTTTGGAGTTTATTTAGATACAGAAATAGATTTTTCAAAAAAAATAATGTTAGGTGCTGCAATGCGTTTTGAGTATTATAGCGATTTTGGAAGCACATTAAATTACAAGCTAGCATCTAGATATAAACTTACAAAAAAAATCAATTTAAGAAGTTCTTACAGTACTGGTTTTAGAGCGCCGTCATTGGCACAAGGTTATTATAATTTAACGTTTACAAACTTTATAGGAAGTGCGCCTTCAGAGTCTTTTTTGGTTGCAAATAATAGTCCAATTGCTAGAAGATTTAATATTGATAAATTAAAAGAAGAAAAAGCTAGAAACTTTAGTGTAGGATTAACAGCAAAATTGAGCTCAACATTTAATGCAACAATAGATTCGTATTATGTTTCTATTAAAGATAGAATTATTTTAAGCGGAAATTTTGATGCTTCAAGTTTAGGCTCTGGAATAGATAATGTACAGTTTTTTGCAAATGGTGTAAATACCAAAACCACAGGTGTAGATTTGGTTTTAAATTGGAGAAAAAAGTTTAATAATGGTGAGTTGTCATTTGATTTTTCTGGAAACATCAATCATATGAAAATAACAGATATTAATAATAAATTGTTAGATAAAGAAGCTTTTTTCGGAGAGAGAGAACAACAGTTTTTATTAGCATCTGCACCAAAAAGTAAATTTAATTTGGGTATTAATTATGAATATAAAAAACTAAAAACGTCCATAAATTTTACTAGATTTAGTGAAATTAAATTAATTGATTGGCAAATTGGTCAAGACATAACTAATTTCAATAATTCTGAAGCAGAAAGATTATCTGCTGCAACAGATATTTATCAACCAAAAATAACTACAGACTTACATTTAAGCTATCAATTCAATAAAATTATTAATTTACAAATAGGTGCCAATAACTTGTTTAACATCTATCCAACAAAACAAAATAGTTTTACTGATAGTGGTGGTTTGTGGGATGCTACACAAATGGGAACAAATGGCTCATTTTACTACACTAAATTGAATTTTAGACTTTAA
- a CDS encoding DUF58 domain-containing protein, producing the protein MDTKEILKKVRKIEIKTRRLSDHIFGGEYHSSFKGRGMTFSEVRQYQFGDDVRAIDWNVTARYNEPYIKVFEEERELTMMLLVDVSGSENFGTSTQFKKDTVTEIAATLAFSATQNNDKVGLILFSDDIELFIPPKKGKSHVLRIIRELIEFKPKSKKTDIAAALKFLSSVMKKRAIVFMLSDFMDDDYEKTLKIAAKKHDLTGIRIYDKHDEEIPNLGMVPMLDSETGNVQLVNTASKSVRTSYKANALRLQDYYTNMFKRSGAGTINTRVDESYVKKLLGYFKHKGR; encoded by the coding sequence ATGGATACTAAAGAAATACTTAAAAAAGTTCGTAAAATAGAGATTAAGACACGTCGTTTGTCTGATCATATTTTTGGAGGTGAATACCATTCATCATTCAAAGGACGTGGTATGACTTTTTCTGAAGTAAGACAATACCAATTTGGTGATGATGTTAGAGCCATAGACTGGAATGTTACAGCGCGTTACAACGAACCTTATATTAAAGTTTTTGAAGAAGAACGAGAATTAACAATGATGTTGTTAGTAGATGTTTCTGGTTCTGAAAACTTTGGAACATCCACACAATTTAAAAAAGATACCGTTACAGAAATTGCAGCAACATTGGCATTTTCTGCAACTCAAAATAATGATAAAGTTGGTTTAATTTTATTTTCTGATGATATAGAACTCTTTATTCCTCCGAAAAAAGGAAAAAGTCACGTTTTAAGAATCATTAGAGAATTAATAGAATTTAAACCGAAAAGTAAAAAAACAGATATTGCTGCTGCTTTAAAGTTTTTATCAAGCGTAATGAAGAAAAGAGCAATTGTTTTTATGTTGTCTGACTTTATGGATGATGATTATGAAAAAACATTAAAAATTGCGGCAAAAAAACACGATTTAACAGGTATAAGAATCTATGACAAACATGATGAGGAAATCCCTAATTTAGGAATGGTACCCATGTTAGATTCAGAAACTGGAAATGTTCAATTGGTAAATACAGCATCTAAATCTGTAAGAACAAGTTACAAAGCAAATGCATTACGTTTACAAGATTATTATACAAACATGTTTAAAAGAAGTGGCGCAGGAACTATCAACACAAGAGTTGATGAAAGTTACGTGAAAAAATTACTAGGTTATTTTAAACATAAAGGGAGATAA
- a CDS encoding vWA domain-containing protein: MNWNNFEFLNPEFLWLLVLIPLFAVWHFFMRKKDAAVLTMPSVKGFKVEASILSKLKPLLYLLRLLALAAIIVALARPRNVSVSKKTKTNRGIDIVMAIDVSASMLARDLKPNRLEALKKVAIDFVDRRPNDRIGIVVYAGESFTQTPITSDKSIIKRTISELKWGQLEGGTAIGMGLGSAVNRLKESTAKSKVIILLTDGVNNSGNIDPRTATELAKELKIKTYTIGIGTNGMADFPWSKDPRTGKLNFRKQQVEIDEALLKDIASETEGKYFRATDNTSLKEIYDEIDTLEKTKIEEFKYYNYQEEYRIFVFFGLGLLILEFILRNTLFKSFI, translated from the coding sequence ATGAATTGGAATAATTTTGAGTTTCTAAATCCGGAGTTTCTGTGGCTATTAGTTTTAATTCCACTTTTTGCAGTTTGGCATTTCTTTATGCGCAAAAAAGACGCCGCAGTTTTAACAATGCCAAGTGTAAAAGGTTTTAAAGTTGAAGCATCAATTTTATCGAAATTAAAACCGCTTCTATATCTATTACGTTTACTTGCTTTAGCAGCAATAATTGTGGCTTTGGCAAGACCAAGAAATGTTTCTGTAAGTAAAAAAACGAAAACGAATAGAGGAATTGATATTGTTATGGCAATTGATGTTTCTGCAAGTATGCTTGCTAGAGATTTAAAACCAAATCGTTTAGAAGCATTAAAAAAAGTAGCAATAGATTTTGTAGACAGAAGACCAAATGATAGAATTGGGATTGTAGTTTATGCAGGAGAAAGCTTTACACAAACTCCAATTACAAGTGATAAAAGCATTATTAAAAGAACCATTTCTGAATTAAAATGGGGACAATTAGAAGGTGGAACAGCTATAGGGATGGGTTTAGGTTCTGCTGTAAATCGTTTAAAAGAAAGCACAGCAAAAAGTAAAGTTATTATTTTGCTAACAGATGGTGTAAATAACTCTGGAAACATAGACCCAAGAACAGCTACTGAATTAGCGAAAGAACTGAAAATTAAAACCTACACCATAGGAATTGGAACCAACGGAATGGCAGATTTTCCATGGAGTAAAGACCCAAGAACAGGAAAATTAAACTTTAGAAAACAACAAGTAGAAATTGACGAAGCTTTATTAAAAGATATTGCATCAGAAACAGAAGGAAAATATTTTAGAGCAACAGACAATACATCATTAAAAGAAATTTATGATGAAATTGATACGCTAGAAAAAACAAAAATAGAAGAATTCAAATATTACAATTACCAAGAAGAATATAGAATTTTTGTCTTTTTCGGATTGGGATTATTAATATTAGAATTCATTTTAAGAAACACATTATTTAAGAGTTTTATTTAA
- a CDS encoding VWA domain-containing protein — protein MYKIEEPIYFYLLAIIPAIVVVFLLVLWWKKRTQRKFSDANLLQKLAPNSSTFKSVLKLIMLSIGIAFLVISLVNPKMGTKLKTVKREGVDVVFALDVSKSMLAEDIAPNRLEKSKQIISKIIDKLGSDRVGIIVYAGNSYPLLPITTDHGAANMFLQNANPDMVSSQGTAISEALELAKTYYNNDEQTNRFLIIISDGEDHQEETKQVAQNLANDGVKIYTVGVGTENGGPIPVRLNNSMIGYKKDNKGETVITKRNSEVLQGIADIADGKYIDGNITDNPVKTITEIIANAEKNEFETKQFSDYKDQFQWFLALGLLFLIIDIFLFDKKTKWLRKVDLFNEEKTKK, from the coding sequence ATGTATAAAATAGAAGAGCCAATTTATTTTTATCTACTCGCAATTATTCCTGCAATAGTTGTTGTTTTTCTATTGGTTTTATGGTGGAAAAAAAGAACGCAACGTAAATTTTCTGATGCGAATTTACTTCAGAAATTAGCGCCGAATTCATCCACTTTTAAATCGGTACTAAAATTGATTATGTTATCAATTGGTATTGCCTTTTTAGTAATTTCTTTGGTAAACCCGAAAATGGGAACCAAATTAAAAACAGTAAAAAGAGAAGGTGTAGATGTTGTTTTTGCTTTAGATGTTTCTAAAAGTATGTTGGCAGAAGATATTGCGCCAAATCGTTTAGAAAAATCGAAACAAATTATCTCTAAAATTATTGATAAATTAGGTTCAGATAGAGTTGGTATTATTGTATATGCAGGTAATTCGTATCCACTTTTACCAATTACAACAGATCACGGAGCAGCAAATATGTTTTTGCAAAATGCGAATCCGGATATGGTTTCTAGCCAAGGAACAGCAATAAGTGAAGCTTTAGAATTGGCAAAAACCTATTATAATAATGATGAACAAACAAATCGTTTCTTAATTATTATTTCTGATGGAGAAGATCATCAAGAAGAAACAAAACAAGTTGCACAAAATTTAGCAAATGATGGTGTAAAAATTTATACAGTTGGTGTTGGTACAGAAAACGGTGGCCCAATTCCTGTTCGTTTAAATAACTCTATGATTGGCTATAAAAAAGACAATAAAGGAGAAACCGTAATTACCAAACGAAATTCCGAAGTTTTGCAAGGAATTGCTGATATTGCCGACGGAAAATATATAGATGGAAATATTACAGATAATCCTGTAAAAACCATTACAGAAATTATTGCTAATGCAGAAAAAAATGAATTTGAAACCAAACAGTTTTCAGATTATAAAGACCAGTTTCAATGGTTTTTGGCATTAGGTTTGCTATTCTTAATTATAGATATTTTCTTATTCGATAAGAAAACAAAATGGTTAAGAAAAGTTGATTTATTCAACGAAGAAAAAACGAAAAAATAA
- a CDS encoding FecR family protein, which yields MIKREYTNINDFLEDDSFKNWVHQENGTDISFWEFWIENNPEKLALVNKAKDLVLGVSFQKNFVSEEKVALEWSKLASKIKDRKAKPKRKVRFLKQFGAAASILLLVSVGFYFINKNTKITHKTNYGEILNIKLQDGSDVTLNSNSSLSYYKNESRKVWLSGEAFFQVDKKKATNAKFWVLTNDLEVEVYGTSFNVNTKKQKTDVFLEEGNIWLKLKNGSDKKMIPGNYISYSADKNKILEEKNIFNPTIKTSWKDGSLLFDNLSLEKAMEKIEESYGYSIVFKDEVSKNTLITGAVPITNIDICLKAIEKSVDVIITKKDNSLVISKK from the coding sequence ATGATTAAGAGAGAGTATACGAACATAAATGATTTTTTAGAAGACGATTCTTTTAAAAACTGGGTACACCAAGAAAACGGTACAGATATTAGTTTTTGGGAATTTTGGATTGAAAATAATCCTGAAAAATTAGCATTAGTAAATAAAGCGAAGGATCTTGTTTTAGGAGTTTCTTTTCAAAAAAACTTTGTTAGTGAAGAAAAAGTTGCTTTAGAATGGAGTAAATTGGCATCTAAAATTAAAGATAGAAAGGCAAAACCAAAAAGAAAAGTAAGGTTTTTAAAACAATTTGGTGCAGCTGCTTCTATTTTATTGTTAGTATCAGTTGGGTTTTATTTTATCAATAAAAACACAAAAATTACTCATAAAACCAATTATGGTGAAATTCTTAATATTAAATTACAAGACGGAAGTGATGTTACACTAAACTCAAACTCTAGTTTGTCTTACTACAAAAATGAAAGTAGAAAAGTATGGCTTTCTGGCGAAGCATTTTTTCAGGTTGATAAAAAGAAAGCTACAAACGCAAAATTTTGGGTTTTAACAAACGATTTAGAAGTTGAAGTTTATGGGACTTCTTTTAACGTAAATACAAAAAAGCAAAAAACAGATGTATTTTTAGAAGAAGGAAATATTTGGCTAAAACTAAAAAATGGGAGCGATAAAAAAATGATTCCTGGAAATTATATTTCTTATTCTGCCGATAAAAATAAAATTCTAGAAGAAAAAAACATCTTCAACCCTACTATAAAAACATCTTGGAAAGATGGTTCTTTACTTTTTGATAACCTATCTTTGGAAAAAGCAATGGAAAAAATAGAAGAATCTTATGGATACTCTATTGTTTTTAAAGATGAAGTAAGCAAAAATACTTTAATTACAGGAGCAGTTCCTATTACTAATATTGATATTTGCTTAAAAGCGATTGAAAAATCTGTTGATGTCATTATTACTAAAAAGGATAATAGTTTAGTTATCAGTAAAAAGTAG
- a CDS encoding RNA polymerase sigma factor codes for MEKLTDKFIWKSLKEGDLNAFSVLFESYYPKLHGYGLKISKDEALTEDTLQDFFLYIYEHRENLSDLDTIAPYLFTSYKRFLLKEMKKNEKVKYTDFSEETITDIKFTPEELITNQETEEFKNKNLSKVLNKLPNRQKEAIYLKYYSGLKAKEISEVMNINYQSVVNTLHKAIKNLKEEISIIKLFN; via the coding sequence ATGGAAAAATTAACGGATAAATTTATTTGGAAATCTTTAAAAGAAGGAGATTTAAATGCGTTTTCTGTACTTTTTGAAAGTTATTACCCGAAATTACATGGTTATGGATTAAAAATATCTAAAGATGAAGCCCTTACAGAAGATACTTTACAGGACTTTTTCTTATATATTTATGAACATAGAGAAAATTTAAGTGATTTAGACACGATTGCTCCCTATCTTTTTACATCTTATAAACGTTTCTTGTTAAAGGAGATGAAAAAAAATGAAAAAGTAAAATACACAGATTTTTCTGAAGAAACAATTACAGACATTAAGTTTACACCAGAAGAATTAATAACAAATCAAGAAACCGAAGAATTTAAAAATAAAAACTTGTCTAAAGTCTTAAACAAGTTGCCAAACAGACAGAAGGAAGCCATTTATTTAAAATATTACAGTGGCTTAAAAGCTAAAGAAATATCCGAAGTAATGAATATTAATTACCAAAGTGTAGTGAATACACTTCACAAAGCCATTAAAAATTTAAAAGAAGAAATTTCTATTATAAAATTATTTAATTAA
- a CDS encoding BatD family protein, producing the protein MKKYILHIFLLISAIGFAQKPMVKAEIDTTNIRIGEQFNLKISVDETQNVILPKLVLKGLEIVDSTNTDTLKNSLIRKYILTGFDSGSFYIPQQQIFVKNQAYLTDSLLVNVATIAVDTTKVKKFPIKSIKKEPYTFDDFKIYIYILLTALAIIGFWIYWFVIRKRKEEQEEPTYRTLPPYEEAIYRLNELDEKLLWQNNKIKEYYSELTEIVRGYIERELKVPALENTTDEILDMIKDFKHADTIQTSQETIDKLKSLLREADLVKFAKSKPLALEIEEDRKDAQDIVSNLKPKPIVEKDDELE; encoded by the coding sequence ATGAAAAAATACATATTACATATTTTTCTATTAATTTCTGCTATCGGTTTTGCACAAAAACCAATGGTTAAAGCAGAAATAGACACCACAAATATTAGAATTGGTGAGCAATTCAACTTAAAAATTTCTGTTGATGAAACTCAAAATGTAATCCTTCCAAAATTAGTTTTAAAAGGGTTAGAAATTGTAGATTCAACAAATACAGATACCTTAAAGAATTCTTTAATTAGAAAATATATTTTAACGGGTTTCGATAGCGGTTCTTTTTATATTCCACAACAACAAATTTTTGTAAAAAACCAAGCTTACTTAACAGATTCTTTATTGGTAAATGTGGCTACTATTGCTGTTGATACTACTAAAGTGAAGAAATTTCCTATAAAATCTATTAAAAAAGAACCTTACACTTTTGATGATTTTAAAATTTACATATACATTCTTCTTACTGCATTAGCTATTATTGGATTTTGGATTTACTGGTTTGTTATCAGAAAAAGAAAAGAAGAACAAGAAGAACCAACTTACAGAACTTTGCCACCTTATGAAGAGGCAATTTATAGGTTGAATGAATTAGACGAAAAACTATTGTGGCAAAACAATAAAATAAAAGAATATTATTCTGAATTAACAGAAATAGTGCGTGGTTATATAGAACGTGAGCTAAAAGTACCAGCGCTAGAAAATACAACGGATGAAATTTTAGACATGATTAAAGATTTTAAACATGCGGATACCATTCAAACATCACAAGAAACAATAGACAAATTAAAAAGCTTGTTGAGAGAAGCAGATTTGGTAAAGTTTGCAAAATCGAAACCATTAGCTCTAGAAATAGAAGAAGATAGAAAAGACGCTCAAGATATTGTGAGTAATTTAAAACCTAAACCAATTGTAGAAAAAGATGATGAATTGGAATAA
- a CDS encoding tetratricopeptide repeat protein, with product MKKIQYLLIIFLMLFSSKEILAQKDSIALQREARKMLRQGNELYQKQQFTDASVAYQKALGSNSNYDKAAYNLGNALYQNKNYKEAIPQYELTAKTATDKFTKAEAYHNIGNAMMESKQYQPAVDAYKNALRNNPNDDETRYNLAVAQKMVDKENQQNKDDKNKDKKDNKDKKDDKDKGKDKDKKDGEDKDKKDNKDKDGEGDKDKDKNKDPKKDDKKDKQKPKPQQGKMTPQQIKQLLESLNNEEKKTQKKMNAKKAKGKKVKQEKDW from the coding sequence ATGAAAAAAATTCAATATTTACTGATTATCTTTTTGATGCTATTTTCTTCCAAAGAAATTTTAGCTCAAAAAGATTCTATAGCTTTACAAAGAGAAGCTAGAAAAATGTTACGTCAAGGAAATGAGTTGTACCAGAAACAACAATTTACAGATGCTTCTGTAGCATATCAAAAAGCTTTGGGAAGTAACTCTAATTACGACAAAGCTGCCTATAATTTAGGAAATGCTTTGTATCAAAATAAAAATTACAAAGAAGCAATTCCACAATACGAATTAACCGCAAAAACTGCAACAGATAAGTTTACCAAGGCCGAAGCATACCATAATATTGGAAATGCAATGATGGAGTCTAAACAATATCAACCAGCTGTAGATGCTTATAAAAATGCTTTAAGAAACAATCCTAATGATGATGAAACTCGTTATAATTTAGCTGTTGCCCAAAAAATGGTAGACAAAGAAAATCAGCAAAACAAAGACGATAAAAACAAAGACAAAAAGGATAATAAAGACAAAAAAGACGACAAGGATAAAGGAAAAGACAAAGATAAAAAGGACGGAGAAGATAAAGATAAGAAAGACAATAAGGACAAAGATGGTGAAGGAGATAAGGACAAAGACAAAAATAAAGATCCTAAAAAGGACGACAAAAAAGATAAACAAAAACCAAAGCCACAACAGGGTAAAATGACACCTCAACAAATTAAGCAGTTGTTAGAAAGCTTAAACAATGAGGAGAAAAAAACCCAAAAGAAAATGAATGCTAAAAAAGCTAAAGGTAAAAAAGTAAAACAAGAAAAAGATTGGTAA
- a CDS encoding AAA family ATPase codes for MDVDVRAINEKIERESAFIDILTLEMNKVIVGQKQMIESLLIGLLGNGHILLEGVPGLAKTLAINTLSKAVQGSFSRVQFTPDLLPADVVGTMIYNMKQNSFEIKKGPIFANFVLADEINRAPAKVQSALLEAMQERQVTIGDTTFKLDEPFLVMATQNPVEQEGTYPLPEAQVDRFMLKVVIDYPRLQDEQIIMRQNLTGDYSTVNPVISTDQIIKAREVVNEVYMDEKIEKYILDIIFATRYPEKYNLPQLKDLISFGASPRGSINLAKAAKCYAFIKRRGYVIPEDVRAVVGDVLRHRIGITYEAEAENVTSVDIINSIINEVEVP; via the coding sequence ATGGATGTAGATGTAAGAGCTATTAACGAGAAAATCGAAAGAGAAAGTGCCTTTATAGATATTCTTACTTTAGAAATGAATAAAGTAATTGTTGGGCAAAAACAAATGATAGAAAGTTTGTTAATTGGTTTGCTTGGTAATGGACATATTCTTTTAGAAGGAGTACCAGGTTTGGCAAAAACTTTGGCAATTAATACGTTATCTAAAGCTGTACAAGGTAGCTTTAGTAGAGTGCAATTTACACCAGATTTATTACCTGCAGATGTTGTTGGTACCATGATTTACAACATGAAACAGAATAGTTTCGAAATTAAAAAAGGACCTATTTTTGCGAATTTTGTGTTAGCAGATGAGATAAACAGAGCGCCTGCAAAAGTACAATCTGCTTTATTAGAAGCAATGCAAGAACGACAAGTTACTATTGGGGATACTACTTTTAAATTAGATGAACCATTTTTAGTAATGGCAACTCAAAACCCTGTAGAACAAGAAGGAACTTACCCATTACCAGAAGCACAAGTAGATAGATTTATGTTGAAGGTAGTAATTGACTACCCTAGATTACAAGACGAGCAAATTATTATGCGTCAGAACTTAACTGGAGATTATTCCACAGTAAATCCAGTTATTTCTACAGACCAAATTATAAAAGCAAGAGAAGTTGTAAACGAAGTTTATATGGACGAGAAAATCGAAAAATATATTCTAGATATTATTTTTGCAACTCGTTATCCAGAAAAATACAACTTACCACAATTAAAAGATTTAATCAGTTTTGGAGCTTCACCTCGTGGAAGTATCAATTTAGCTAAAGCTGCAAAATGTTATGCTTTTATAAAACGAAGAGGTTATGTAATTCCAGAAGATGTTAGAGCTGTTGTTGGCGATGTTTTACGTCACAGAATAGGAATTACATACGAGGCAGAAGCAGAAAACGTAACTTCTGTAGACATTATTAATTCTATTATTAATGAAGTTGAAGTACCATAA